The genomic interval TGTCCTGCTTGGTCGGCTCCATGCGGGTGAAGATGTTGCGCAGGTTGACCAGCATGGTGTCGCGCTTCTCGGCCGGGCGGAGGAATTCCACCTTGTCGAGTTCGCTGACGAGATTGTCGAAGAACGCCTGCATCTGGTGCTGGGAGGCGCGCTCCGAACGCTCCGGCATCGCGAACGGCAACGCGGCTCGCGTCACCAGCTTGAACCATTCGTAGCCCATCAGCAGCACGGCCTGCGCCAGGTTGAGCGAGGCGAAACCGGGATTGACCGGATAGGTGATGATGCGGTCGGCCATCGCCACCTCTTCATTCAGCAGGCCGGCGCGCTCGCGGCCGAACAGGATGCCGACATGGCCGCCGGCCACGATCTGCGCGGTCGCCTCAACGGCCGCCGCTTCCGGCGCCACCACAGGCTTGGCCTGATCGTGGGCGCGCGCGGTGGTCGCGAATAGCAGCGTGCAGTCGGCGACCGCCTCGGCCACCGTCTCGAACAGCTCGACGTGCTTGAGGATGTGGTCGGCGCCCGCGGCTGAGCGCTGCGCCGCGACGTTGGGCCAGCCGTCGCGCGGGTTGACGATGCGCAGTCGCGTCAGGCCAAAGTTGCCCATGGCGCGCGCCGCCATGCCGATGTTCTCGCCGAGCTGCGGCTCGACCAGAATCACGGTGGGGCCGACCGCGTCGATGCCGGTTTTTGTCCTGTCGGTGCCGGACATTTCGCCTCGTCTTTCAGTTCAAGCTGAGATTCTGGTTCAACGGCCGCTCGCCGCGTCTTCGATTGCGCCTTTCCCGATTTTTCTCAAGCCAAATAATGCACTTATGGAATCGGATTGAATTTGCAGCGGAAGATGAGCACTTGCCGCCAAGCTTCAGGCTGGTTCGCTGCGAAAAACGTCAGAACGTCTGGAAAATCAGCGCCGTAATGCAGTCCGTTCGCTTCCGCCCGCGCCGTCGCGGTGCTATAGCCCGACACTTGCAGGCTATCCCCCTCCTCCGAAACGGCCCGATCCCCCATGGCAAAAATCAAGGTGACCAATCCCGTCGTCGAACTCGACGGCGACGAGATGACCCGGATCATCTGGAAATACATCAAGGACAAGTTGATCTATCCGTTCCTGGATATCGACCTGATGTATTTCGACCTGGGGATGGAATCCCGCGACAAGACCGACGACAAGATCACGGTCGAGGCGGCGAACGCCATCAAGAAGGTGGGCGTCGGCGTGAAGTGCGCCACCATCACGCCGGACGAGGCGCGGGTGCAGGAGTTCGGCCTCAAGCACATGTGGAAGTCGCCGAACGGCACCATCCGCAACATCCTCGGCGGCGTGATCTTCCGCGAGCCGATCATCTGCAGGAACGTGCCCCGCCTCGTTCCCGGCTGGACCAAGCCGATCATCATCGGCCGCCACGCCTACGGCGACCAGTATCGCGCCACCGACATCAGGTTTCCAGGCAAGGGCACCCTGAGCATGAAGTTCGTCGGCGAGGACGGCACGGTGATCGAGCGCGAGGTGTTCAAGGCGCCCGGCCCCGGAGTCGCGATGGAAATGTATAACCTCGACGATTCCATCATCGATTTTGCGCGCGCCTCGCTCAATTACGGCCTGCTGCGCGGCTATCCGGTCTATCTGTCGACAAAGAACACCATCCTCAAGGTCTATGACGGCCGCTTCAAGGACATCTTCCAGGACATCTACGACCGGGAGTTCAAAACGCAGTTCGAGGCCCGCAAGCTGACTTACGAGCATCGTCTCATCGACGACATGGTGGCTTCGGCGCTGAAATGGTCCGGCGGCTATGTCTGGGCCTGCAAGAACTACGACGGCGACGTGCAGTCGGACACGGTGGCGCAGGGCTACGGCTCGCTCGGCCTGATGACCTCGGTGCTGCTGACCCCGGACGGCCAGACGGTCGAGGCGGAAGCCGCCCACGGCACCGTGACCCGGCACTACCGCGAGCACCAGAAAGGCAAGGCGACCTCAACCAATTCGATCGCCTCGATCTTCGCCTGGACCCGCGGCCTGTCGCATCGCGCCAAGCTCGACGACAACGAGGCGCTGGCGAATTTCGCGGCCACGCTGGAGAAGGTCTGCGTCGAGACCGTCGAAGCCGGGTTCATGACCAAGGACCTCGCGCTTCTCGTCGGCGCCGACCAGCGCTGGCTGTCCACCACCGGCTTCCTCGACAAGGTGGCGGACAACCTGACGACAGCGATGGCGACGTCGTAACGCTCGATCCATTTTTGTTCTTGATATGTTCCTGTCGACAGCGTAGCTTCCTCCCAAACGGAGGACGCTATGATCGCTTATGTCACCATTGGTGCAATTGACGGCGATAAATCGGGCGACTTTTACGATGCCTTCTTTGATCCCATTGGCAGCGAACGCAAACTCGCAGGCGGTGGCTGGATCGGTTACGGCAAAAAGGGACCTGGCAAAACCATGATGGATTGCGATACCGCGATCTGCCCGCCGTTCGACGGCAAGGCCGCGCGGGCGGGCAATGGCATCATGGTCGCTTATGCCGCGCCCTCGCCGGAGGCTGTGAAAGCCGCGCATGACGGTGGAATGAAGAATGGCGGCACTGACGAAGGAGCGCCGGGCTTTCGTCCACCGGATGCAAAATCCGGATTTTACGCAGCGTATCTGCGGGATCCGACCGGCAACAAGCTGTGTGTGTTTTGCGTGGTGCAATGAGCAGCCGCTCGAACCGCGAGCATCGGATGGCTTAGCCGCCCATTGCCGCGGCAATGGCGTCGAGCGCGGCGCCCGCCTTGGCGCCGTCGGGACCGCCGGCCTGCGCCATGTCCGGCTTGCCGCCGCCGCCCTTGCCGCCGAGCACTTCGGACGCCTTGCGCACAAGATCGACCGCCGAGAAGCGCGTCACGAGATCGGGCGTCACGCCGACCACGATGCTCGCCTTGCCGTCGCCGCTGGTCGCGACCAGCGCAACCACGCCCGAGCCGAGCTGTTTCTTGCCCTGATCGGCGAGGTTCTTGAGATCCTTGATCTCGATGCCTTCGACCGAACGCGCCATCAGCTTGATGCCGCCGACATCGCGCACAGCCGTCGCGCCCGACGATGCGCTCCCGGCCCCGCCGCCGCCCATGGCGAGCTTCTTGCGCGCCTCGGACAATTCGCGCTCGAGCTTCTTGCGCTCCTCCATCAGCGCGGCGATCCGCGCCGGCATGTCGTCGAGCGTGGTGCGCAACTCGCCGGCGGCGGTTTTCGCAAGCTGGATGGCGTCGTTGG from Nitrobacter sp. NHB1 carries:
- a CDS encoding NADP-dependent isocitrate dehydrogenase encodes the protein MAKIKVTNPVVELDGDEMTRIIWKYIKDKLIYPFLDIDLMYFDLGMESRDKTDDKITVEAANAIKKVGVGVKCATITPDEARVQEFGLKHMWKSPNGTIRNILGGVIFREPIICRNVPRLVPGWTKPIIIGRHAYGDQYRATDIRFPGKGTLSMKFVGEDGTVIEREVFKAPGPGVAMEMYNLDDSIIDFARASLNYGLLRGYPVYLSTKNTILKVYDGRFKDIFQDIYDREFKTQFEARKLTYEHRLIDDMVASALKWSGGYVWACKNYDGDVQSDTVAQGYGSLGLMTSVLLTPDGQTVEAEAAHGTVTRHYREHQKGKATSTNSIASIFAWTRGLSHRAKLDDNEALANFAATLEKVCVETVEAGFMTKDLALLVGADQRWLSTTGFLDKVADNLTTAMATS
- a CDS encoding VOC family protein, giving the protein MIAYVTIGAIDGDKSGDFYDAFFDPIGSERKLAGGGWIGYGKKGPGKTMMDCDTAICPPFDGKAARAGNGIMVAYAAPSPEAVKAAHDGGMKNGGTDEGAPGFRPPDAKSGFYAAYLRDPTGNKLCVFCVVQ
- a CDS encoding TrmJ/YjtD family RNA methyltransferase; the protein is MSGTDRTKTGIDAVGPTVILVEPQLGENIGMAARAMGNFGLTRLRIVNPRDGWPNVAAQRSAAGADHILKHVELFETVAEAVADCTLLFATTARAHDQAKPVVAPEAAAVEATAQIVAGGHVGILFGRERAGLLNEEVAMADRIITYPVNPGFASLNLAQAVLLMGYEWFKLVTRAALPFAMPERSERASQHQMQAFFDNLVSELDKVEFLRPAEKRDTMLVNLRNIFTRMEPTKQDMHTLHGVVMAIAEGRKGPAKGGVLDGAQATRLRALLAEQGPSGASADSSSTVRGLARLLRRNPTDAERILWQSLTRDRRFAGQFKRQTPVGRHIPDFVSFVQRVAIELVNPNESDAIARDRAARTAWLAERGYRVVAIEAAKVEADLAGVLDGLAVRMETGEGRKA